One genomic window of Arachis hypogaea cultivar Tifrunner chromosome 8, arahy.Tifrunner.gnm2.J5K5, whole genome shotgun sequence includes the following:
- the LOC112707371 gene encoding AUGMIN subunit 4 translates to MVKGLHGQNLPADVTQVVDQLERHCLAPDGSLISKPLYNDLQLAREEMCRERLRYLEAMAIYSEAIAMVEEYQQAISMSSLGGLRDTGGLYPQLGLRNSPQVYETLEHQLVVAEAAQRLRLPLISKDGEVHTEDIEKLSVMSRSSLDSTNTSTTNNSSTTSINYATPNSSVTGINSSVAAMDSVEAAVGGVPNRFLGITPAYLRQTQHQQTPLSVDMTEYHMSLSREIEAHLKLKCDKLSNAFVLDDNDSSSSGIQSSSSRLPERVKLLIEEIEREEAALRDDLYSADRKFAEYYNVLEQILGVLIKLVKDLKLDHQHKHDELQKTWLCKRCETMSAKLRVLEHILLLETYTKDSIPALHKIRKYLVEATEEASIAYNKAVTRLREYQGVDPHFDNIARQYHDIVKKLENMQWTIHQVEMDLKRLPDNTTS, encoded by the exons ATGGTGAAGGGGCTCCACGGCCAGAACCTCCCTGCTGATGTGACACAGGTCGTTGATCAGCTGGAGCGCCATTGCTTGGCTCCTGATGGATCTCTCATCTCCAAGCCTCTTTACAACGATCTCCAACtc GCCAGAGAGGAAATGTGTAGGGAAAGACTGCGTTACTTGGAAGCCATG GCAATATATTCTGAGGCCATTGCTATGGTGGAAGAGTATCAGCAAGCCATTTCAATGTCTAGCCTTGGTGGACTTCGAGATACTGGCGGTCTTTATCCTCAGCTTGGGTTAAGGAACTCCCCTCAG GTTTATGAGACTTTGGAGCATCAATTGGTTGTGGCTGAAGCAGCCCAAAGGTTGAGGCTACCTCTTATCTCCAAAGATGGAGAAGTCCATACTGAGGATATTGAAAAATTGAGTGTAATGTCTCGAAGCTCCCTTGACAGTACCAACACCAGCACCACGAACAACTCAAGCACAACTTCGATTAATTATGCTACTCCAAACAGTTCAGTTACTGGGATTAATTCTTCCGTTGCTGCTATGGATTCAGTGGAAGCTGCAGTTGGTGGTGTACCTAATCGTTTTCTTGGTATTACACCTGCTTATTTGCGGCAAACTCAACATCAACAAACACCATTATCTGTG GATATGACAGAATATCACATGTCACTCTCACGTGAGATAGAGGCCCACTTGAAACTGAAATGTGATAAATTGTCCAATGCCTTTGTTTTGGATGACAATG ATTCTTCATCATCAGGAATTCAAAGTTCAAGTTCTCGGCTTCCAGAAAG GGTCAAGCTGTTGATTGAGGAGATTGAAAGAGAAGAAGCTGCACTGCGAGATGATCTATATTCTGCAGATAGGAAATTTGCTGAATATTATAAT GTCCTAGAGCAGATACTTGGAGTGCTTATCAAACTTGTTAAGGATTTGAAGTTGGATCATCAGCATAAACAT GATGAGCTGCAGAAGACGTGGCTCTGTAAAAGATGTGAGACCATGAGTGCAAAATTGAG GGTTCTGGAACATATTCTCCTGCTTGAAACTTATACAAAGGACTCTATACCCGCGCTTCATAAGATAAG GAAATATCTTGTTGAGGCAACTGAAGAAGCATCGATTGCATATAATAAAGCA GTAACTCGCTTGCGTGAATACCAAGGTGTTGATCCTCACTTTGACAACATTGCAAGGCAGTATCATGACATCGTAAAG AAATTGGAGAATATGCAATGGACAATCCACCAAGTTGAAATGGATCTGAAACGTTTACCAGATAACACCACCAGCTAG